The Paraburkholderia megapolitana genomic sequence GGGCATAACCCATCGGACCAGGCGCGAAAAAGGATAGCACGGTGCCTCTAGCGCCCCACTCTGCTAGCGGTAGCGCATCAAGCTCATCGCACCGGCGGCCGGTAACCGTCGGTCAGCGTATTCAGGAAAGCGACCACATCCTTGATCTCCGCTTCGTCGAGCGCAGGCGCATCGCCGCGTTTTCGGTCGAACGGCGGGTCGGTGTTCAGATTGCTCCAGTAGCGCTTCGGCAGATCGTCGAACTTCTGCACGACGCCATTCTTCGATACTGGATAAAACTTCTCCGGGTTCGTATCGCGCTCCACATAGAAGCGCACGACCTCGTCGAGCGAACTATACAGACCGTTGTGGAAAAAGCGCTTCTTCAACGCGACGTTGCGCAGCGTCGGCGTGCGGAAGATGCCGCAAAACTCGTCGCGTCCCTGCAAGTCCTTGCGCTCGGGTCCGCACGCGCCGAGATCGTAAAAGCGCGGATCGCGATTCACTGCAAGCGTACGGTTGCGCGGCACGCCGATCGCAATCAGGCCGAAATCGCTGAACTGCGGCGGCGAGCCGTCTCTCGCCCGCTCGCTCAGGTGGCAGCTCGCGCAGTTACCCTTCTTCTCATCGTTGAAGAGCTGCAAGCCGCGCGACTCAGCGGCAGTCAACTGCGTCTTGCCCGCGAGATACGCGTCGTATTTGCTCGTGTAGGGATAGAAGGTTTCCGGCGTCTGCTCGAAAGTTTCGAGCGCTTGCAACACGGCCTTGAAAGTCGCATCGTCGCTGTCGAAAATCTGCGCGCCGAACGCGTCGCGAAACGCTGCGGCATACGGCGACGCCTTGACGGCAGCGGCTACTTTTTGCGGTGTGCTGCTCATTTCGAAGGTCGACAACAACGGGATGCGCGCCTGGTCCGAGCCGCGATCGACGCGACCGTCCCACGTAAGCCCGCCCGTCGGACCGGCATCGACGCTTTCGTCGCCCTCGTCTTCCGAGTCGTGAAAGTGCTCGCTGAATGCGGGCACCGATTGCAGATACTTGAGCGTCGGCACCGCGCGAAAACCGGGCTGCCGCATATCGCCGCCGCCCAGTTGTACCTGCAACGAATTCGGCGGCGTAAATGCATGCTCGGGGCTGTGGCACGACGCACACGAGAGCTTGCCCGAGCCCGACAGCGACGGGTCGAAGAACAGCTGCTTGCCGACCAAGGTCATCTTGCGCACCGACGCATACACCTCGGCGCGCGTCTGGCCGCCCGACGCTGCCGAGCCGGCCACGGGCAACAGCAAACCGCTCGCTGTCGCGCCCGACGCAGATGCAGCAGCAGTTGTGCCGCTGTCCGGGCCGTGCGCATCGCAAGCCACGAGCGCAAGCACCAGCGGCAAACATGCCGCACCTCGCCGACCGGCGCGCAGCGTCGCGCCAGCAAGCCGTCCCATTCGAATCCCCGCCAGACCACGCAGCATAGTAAGTAGTTTTATGTGTTGAGCAACTGCGCGAGCGTATGTCATTCATGTGTCGCTCACATGACATATCCCCTACGATATTCTCCGATCGCCAGGCGTTTAGCGTGTAAATCCCAAGCAAAACGTTCACAAACTTTAAGCCACTAGTAATTATTGACACCTCTCTGTCAAAAACCGCTGCGACACTTCCGTCGCAGGTCAGCCGTCCGTGCCTGGAGCCGGGCGGCATCGACCTGTCCCCAACGCGAGAGAGATAAAACCGATGAACAAGAAACTGATCTGCGCGACGCTTACCGCGATCGCAGCAGCAATCGGGCTGTACGCCTGTGGCGGCAACGACATCAGCGGCAAGCCCGACATCACCGCGGTGAAGACCGTCGTCGTCATCTATGCGGAGAACCGCAGCTTCGACAACCTGTACGGCAACTTCCCCGGCGCCAACGGCTTGCAAAACGTGAGCGCGACAAGCGCGCAGCAGCTCGACCGCGACGGCTCCGTGCTCGCGACGCTGCCGCAGATCTGGAACGGCCTCACCCAGACCGGCGTCACGCCCGTGATCACCCAGGCCATGACGGCCAACCTGCCGAACGCCGCTTTCGCCATCGACGATCCGAACGGCTTCAACGCACCGGCCAGCGCAACGACACGCGACCTGTACCATCGTTTCTACGAGAACCAGATGCAGATCGACGGCGGCAAGAACGACAAGTTCGCCGCGTGGGCCGACTCGGGTGGCCTCGTGATGGGTCACTACACGATGAACGCGGACAAGCTGCCGCTGTGGAAGATCGCGCAGCAATACACGCTCGCCGATAACTTCTTCATGGGTTCGTTCGGCGGCTCGTTCCTGAACCACCAGTGGCTCGTCTGCGCATGCACGCCGACCTATCCGAACGCGGACAAGAGTCCCGCGGCCGGTTCGATTTCGTCGGTGAATACGGATGGTGTGTCGCTGAAGCTCGCGACGAATTCGCCGGCGTCGTCGTTGAGCGGCCCGCCGAAGTTCGTCAACTCGGGCAACTTGACACCCGACTTCTACGCAGTCAACACGATGCAGCCGCCGTATCAACCGAGCGGCAACAAGCCGGCTTCGGGCGGCGACGCGAACCTCGCTGATCCGGGCGCTGCGACGACCTTGCCGCCGCAGACCCAGCAGAACATCGGTGATCTGTTGAACACAGCGGGTGTGTCGTGGGCGTGGTACGGCGGTGCATGGGGCGCAGCGCAGCAAGCCGCGCAAACCGGCACGTCGGGCGTGATCTACGGGGCGAATCTGTCGGCACCGAACTTCCAGCCGCATCATCAGCCGTTCAACTTCTTCGCTAATCTCGCACCGGGCTCGGCGAATCGCGCGAAGCATCTGCTCGATGGCGGTCTGGCCGGTTCGGAGTTCATCAAGGCCATCGATGCCGGCACGCTGCCGCAAGTGTCGTTCTACAAACCGCAGGGCAACCTGAACGAACACGCGGGCTATACAGACGTGACGTCGGGCGACCAGCATATTGCCGACCTGATCGCGCATCTGCAGAAGAGCCCGCAGTGGAACAACATGGTCGTCGTCATCACGTATGACGAGAACGGCGGCTTCTGGGATCACGTCGCGCCGCCGAAGGGCGATCGCTGGGGTCCGGGTACGCGCATCCCCGCGTTGATCGTTTCGCCGCTCGCGAAGAAGGGCTACATCGATCACACGCAGTACGACACGACGTCGATCCTGCGCTTCATCACGCATCGCTTCGCGTTGCCGGCACTGCCGGGACTCACCGCACGCGACAACGCACTGGTGGCGAACGGCGGCAAAGCGATGGGCGATCTGACGAATGCGCTGGATATCGCGCATTGATACAGCGCGGTGACGCGTTACGTTGACATACGATAAGCAGCAGTCCGCTCAAGGCGGGACTTTCGCAAGGCAGCTTCGGCTGCCTTTTTTTATCTCTGCGTGCCCATCACTTTCCCGTAGCGAGCCGCGGACCGATCGTACGGCCCGATCCAAAGTCTGCAATCACTTTCGGCACCACACTCGCCGACGGCTGGATGCCGCGCGTCTGCACGTCCTCGAGGAACAGCACGCGTGCGCGCCAGTATTCGAGTTGAATGTTGGCATCGATCACGCGCTGCTCCGCAGTGAACAGTTGCATGCGCGCATTGACCAGCATCGACGTTGCCGCTTTCTCGGGCGTGGGAGCACGTTGTTGCATCAACCGGCTGAGCCACTTTGCCATGACGACCTCCGTTCTCGATGGGTACCGGATGGCACCCCGACGGGACCATAGTAGGTAGCCCAATGCGATAAGGCGATGTCATTTAGCCAAAATTGACATTGCGTTTACGACTTTTACCTGGGGATTCAATTGGTTACATTCAGGCCGGGTGGCTCAGCTTCATGAGGTCCCGCAGCGCTTGCAACGTTGCCGCGGGCGCTTCTTGCGGAATGTTGTGGCCGATACCGGGCAATACCCGGCGCTCGTAGTGGCCTCGAAAGTGTGCGTAATCGTTGTCCGTTCTGGCCGGTGGATCGACGCCGTCATCGGCGCCGCACAGTGAAATCGTGGGGACGTCGATGGCTGGTTGCTGACTTAGCTGGTACTCGATTTCTTCAAGCGCGGGATCGCCCGGCGCGTAGCCGTAGCGATGCCGATACGAGTGGATCACGACATCGACGAAATCGGGGTTGTCGAAAGAAGAAGACGTGCGCGCATAGGTGTCGTCGTCGAACGACCATGAAGGCGACCACAAGCGCCATAACAAACGGCACAGCGCCTCGCGGTTTGCCGTCAATCCGGCAACACCGCGTTGACCGTGAAAATAGTATTGATACCAGAACCGGTGTTCGGCTTCGGGATCGGCGGGAATGACGGAGCCTGGGATGTTCTGGATGTTGTAGCCATCGCCGGTGATAAGGCAGCGCACGCGTTCCGGCCAGAGCGCCGCGACGATGCAGGCGGCGCGGCCACCCCAGTCGTAGCCCACCAGTGCTGCTCGGGGAATTGAGAGCACATCCAGAAGGTCGAGCAGATCGCGGGCGAGAGCGGCCTGTTGACCGGAGCGCATTACATCGCTGGAAATGAATCGGGTGGGGCCGTAGCCGCGCAAGTAGGGGGTGATGACGCGGTGTCCGCTTGCCGAGAGTCCTTCTGCTACGTCGTCGTAGCCGCGCGGGTCGTAGGGGAAGCCGTGCATTAACACGACGGGATCGCCGGTTGGCGAGCCGCGCTCCTCGTATGCGAGATCGAGCATCGAGGTGCGGATATGGCGGATGGTGTTCATCGTGGCAGACATACCAGAGCGTCTCCGGGATGCAGCGAGATTTTTGGCCCCCCCACGAGGAATCGAACCTCGATTTCAGGTTTAGAAGACCCGTGTTCTATCCGTTGAACTATGGGGAGGCAAGACCGCGATTTTAACCGACTGCGCGTCCGCTGACGAGGTTGCTCTTCGATCGGGATCGCGCGCCGGCAAAAACCGTCACACCGGCGCCGGATGCAGCACGAACCAGCCGAGACACAACGCACCCGCGATCACGCAATACACGCCGAACGCCGCGAGCCGCCCGCGCCCTTCGAAATAGCGCATCAGGAAGCGCACGCTGAGGTACGCGGCGACCGCAGTGAGCACACCGCCAAGCACCGCATCGGCGAGGTGGCCAGGCGCATGAAACAGCTTCGGCACTTCGAGCAGACCTGCCGCGAAGATGATCGGCGTGCCGAGCAGGAACGCGAACTCGGCGGCCTTCTCGGATGTGAGACCCGCCGCGTTGCCGGCGATCATCGTCAGACCGCTGCGCGAGAAACCCGGAATCAGCGCGCCAACCTGTGCAAGCCCGACGAGAAACGCCTGCTTGAACGTGAGCTTTTCAGGCGCAAGGTGCGCACGCGCGCGTTGCAGGCGATCGCCGAACCACAGCAGCACACCGTTCACAATCAGCGCGATCGCCACGATCCGCAGATCGTGGAACAGGTGCTCGAGCCGCTTCTCCAGCAACAAACCGACGATACCGGCGGGAATCGTGCCGATGATCAGCGCCCACATCATGTGGCCGTCGTCGTTAGGACGCCCGGCCAGCGACGCGAAAAAGCCGCGCACAAGCGCAACCCAGCGCTCGCGGAAGTACCACAACAGCGCGAGCGCCGTGCCCAGATGCAGCGCGACGAGAAACGGCAGCAGCTGCGGCGCATGTGCATCGATATGCATGCCAAACAGCGCGGGCACAAGCAGCGTGTGGCCGAGACTGCTGACCGGAAAGAGTTCGGTGACGCCCTGCAACACGCTCAGAAAAATCAGAAACCACAAGCTCACGCGACGGCCCTCTTTGGTGAAAGTGTGAACGAACAGCGCGCCGGATCTCGCGATCCGGCGCCCGGAAGCGCACCGATTATGACTGGCCCACAAGACAGCGCCAAGCGTTTGAGCTGAGATTTACGGAAATTTGCGGCGCTGCGGCACAACTCGATACGATTGTTACGTCGCAGAAAACACAAAGCCCGCCAGGGTGGCGGGCTTGCGGGGCGGCGGCAAATACGCCGGTTCGATCTCGCCTTAACGCGCGATCTGGTAGAAGAAATAGATTGTGCTGCCGGTGAACATACCGAACAGAGCAACACCCATTGCCATTGCGAGATCCATGAT encodes the following:
- a CDS encoding cytochrome-c peroxidase, which codes for MGRLAGATLRAGRRGAACLPLVLALVACDAHGPDSGTTAAASASGATASGLLLPVAGSAASGGQTRAEVYASVRKMTLVGKQLFFDPSLSGSGKLSCASCHSPEHAFTPPNSLQVQLGGGDMRQPGFRAVPTLKYLQSVPAFSEHFHDSEDEGDESVDAGPTGGLTWDGRVDRGSDQARIPLLSTFEMSSTPQKVAAAVKASPYAAAFRDAFGAQIFDSDDATFKAVLQALETFEQTPETFYPYTSKYDAYLAGKTQLTAAESRGLQLFNDEKKGNCASCHLSERARDGSPPQFSDFGLIAIGVPRNRTLAVNRDPRFYDLGACGPERKDLQGRDEFCGIFRTPTLRNVALKKRFFHNGLYSSLDEVVRFYVERDTNPEKFYPVSKNGVVQKFDDLPKRYWSNLNTDPPFDRKRGDAPALDEAEIKDVVAFLNTLTDGYRPPVR
- a CDS encoding acid phosphatase yields the protein MNKKLICATLTAIAAAIGLYACGGNDISGKPDITAVKTVVVIYAENRSFDNLYGNFPGANGLQNVSATSAQQLDRDGSVLATLPQIWNGLTQTGVTPVITQAMTANLPNAAFAIDDPNGFNAPASATTRDLYHRFYENQMQIDGGKNDKFAAWADSGGLVMGHYTMNADKLPLWKIAQQYTLADNFFMGSFGGSFLNHQWLVCACTPTYPNADKSPAAGSISSVNTDGVSLKLATNSPASSLSGPPKFVNSGNLTPDFYAVNTMQPPYQPSGNKPASGGDANLADPGAATTLPPQTQQNIGDLLNTAGVSWAWYGGAWGAAQQAAQTGTSGVIYGANLSAPNFQPHHQPFNFFANLAPGSANRAKHLLDGGLAGSEFIKAIDAGTLPQVSFYKPQGNLNEHAGYTDVTSGDQHIADLIAHLQKSPQWNNMVVVITYDENGGFWDHVAPPKGDRWGPGTRIPALIVSPLAKKGYIDHTQYDTTSILRFITHRFALPALPGLTARDNALVANGGKAMGDLTNALDIAH
- a CDS encoding alpha/beta fold hydrolase — protein: MSATMNTIRHIRTSMLDLAYEERGSPTGDPVVLMHGFPYDPRGYDDVAEGLSASGHRVITPYLRGYGPTRFISSDVMRSGQQAALARDLLDLLDVLSIPRAALVGYDWGGRAACIVAALWPERVRCLITGDGYNIQNIPGSVIPADPEAEHRFWYQYYFHGQRGVAGLTANREALCRLLWRLWSPSWSFDDDTYARTSSSFDNPDFVDVVIHSYRHRYGYAPGDPALEEIEYQLSQQPAIDVPTISLCGADDGVDPPARTDNDYAHFRGHYERRVLPGIGHNIPQEAPAATLQALRDLMKLSHPA
- a CDS encoding undecaprenyl-diphosphate phosphatase; translation: MSLWFLIFLSVLQGVTELFPVSSLGHTLLVPALFGMHIDAHAPQLLPFLVALHLGTALALLWYFRERWVALVRGFFASLAGRPNDDGHMMWALIIGTIPAGIVGLLLEKRLEHLFHDLRIVAIALIVNGVLLWFGDRLQRARAHLAPEKLTFKQAFLVGLAQVGALIPGFSRSGLTMIAGNAAGLTSEKAAEFAFLLGTPIIFAAGLLEVPKLFHAPGHLADAVLGGVLTAVAAYLSVRFLMRYFEGRGRLAAFGVYCVIAGALCLGWFVLHPAPV
- a CDS encoding UDP pyrophosphate phosphatase; protein product: MTWSIGLPIICPIARSILLPGQQVSGGIMDLAMAMGVALFGMFTGSTIYFFYQIAR